In Gammaproteobacteria bacterium, a genomic segment contains:
- a CDS encoding TlpA family protein disulfide reductase has translation MKTNTLARIVLTGLCAMMLTACQESEKANTTPATVEPAIDRMAPVTLADWPTVRNRYLGKILVADLWASWCISCIERFPAMVELRHRYREQGVQFISLNLDDPTDAEALQWSNKFLQKMNADFPHYHMQENLMKSFEALNLLGIPVVLVFDSEGTERFRLTGDNPNRQFGEKDVEDAIQSLL, from the coding sequence ATGAAAACTAACACGCTGGCGCGTATTGTGCTGACCGGCCTGTGCGCGATGATGTTGACGGCTTGCCAAGAAAGCGAAAAGGCAAACACGACACCGGCGACCGTTGAACCGGCCATTGACCGGATGGCGCCCGTCACCCTGGCCGACTGGCCCACCGTCAGGAATCGCTACCTCGGTAAAATCCTGGTCGCCGACCTGTGGGCCAGTTGGTGCATCAGTTGTATCGAGCGTTTTCCCGCCATGGTCGAACTCCGCCACCGTTACCGCGAGCAGGGAGTACAGTTCATATCCCTCAACCTCGACGACCCCACCGACGCCGAAGCCCTGCAGTGGTCCAACAAATTCCTGCAAAAAATGAATGCCGATTTCCCCCACTACCATATGCAGGAAAACCTGATGAAGAGTTTTGAAGCCCTGAACCTGCTGGGTATTCCGGTGGTGCTGGTTTTCGATAGTGAAGGTACGGAGCGTTTTCGTTTGACCGGCGATAATCCGAATCGACAGTTCGGTGAGAAAGATGTCGAAGACGCTATCCAGTCGCTGCTCTGA
- a CDS encoding thioredoxin family protein — MWRKFFAIITIACLSSSYGYAGKYNSILSIGDPMPTFERLPSVSGETLSSSDLTSEVVVLVSLANHCPWVRGMDPQLVTLANQFKDRDVTIVGFGVNHREDDRLPAMKKHAQEQGYNFPYVYDESQELGRKLGATRTPEYFVFNREGKLVYMGLITNSPAKVTFGGSIKHINGKPTEFYVSDAVEATLAGKPVAVTETRAHGCSVKYEN; from the coding sequence ATGTGGCGCAAATTTTTCGCAATAATCACCATCGCCTGCCTCTCCAGCAGCTATGGTTACGCGGGGAAATACAATAGCATTTTGAGCATCGGTGATCCGATGCCGACCTTCGAACGTCTCCCGAGTGTCAGCGGCGAGACTCTTTCTTCTAGTGATCTCACCAGCGAGGTTGTCGTGCTGGTATCGTTGGCCAATCACTGCCCCTGGGTGCGCGGTATGGACCCGCAACTGGTGACCCTTGCCAATCAGTTTAAAGACCGGGATGTCACCATAGTCGGCTTTGGCGTGAATCACCGCGAAGACGATCGCCTTCCTGCCATGAAGAAACATGCCCAGGAGCAGGGATACAACTTTCCTTACGTATATGATGAATCCCAGGAACTCGGCCGCAAGCTGGGCGCCACCCGTACGCCGGAATATTTCGTCTTCAACAGGGAGGGCAAGCTGGTTTACATGGGGCTGATTACCAACTCTCCGGCCAAAGTCACCTTTGGTGGCAGTATCAAACATATAAACGGTAAGCCCACCGAGTTCTACGTCAGTGATGCTGTTGAGGCCACCCTGGCGGGCAAACCCGTCGCGGTGACGGAAACCCGCGCCCACGGCTGCTCAGTGAAATATGAAAACTAA